In the Geitlerinema sp. PCC 9228 genome, one interval contains:
- a CDS encoding RNA methyltransferase: MLSSLQNPLVKQMRKLQQPKGRRQQGWFLLEGTHLLQEAIAFRYPLAVVCATAQWQENHPHLWQQLVAGTARVETVSEAVLEAIATTVHPDGIVAAASPKYRPMATLPIPGIGVVLETIQDPGNLGTIIRTAAATEAAGLWLSGDSVDCEHPKVLRATAGQWFRLPMRVSENLVETLQSARQQGMQIVATTAGAKHTYWEIDYTQPTLVLLGNEGAGLSAELQAIAHWQVKIPLSAAVESLNVAIATALILYEGKRQKQNR; the protein is encoded by the coding sequence ATGCTATCGAGCCTGCAAAATCCCTTGGTCAAACAAATGCGCAAGTTACAGCAACCCAAGGGTCGCCGGCAGCAGGGGTGGTTTTTGTTGGAAGGCACCCATTTGCTCCAGGAAGCGATCGCGTTTCGCTATCCTTTGGCGGTGGTGTGTGCGACGGCGCAGTGGCAGGAAAATCACCCGCATCTGTGGCAGCAACTGGTGGCTGGAACGGCGCGGGTGGAGACGGTTTCGGAGGCGGTTCTCGAAGCGATCGCGACCACCGTCCATCCCGACGGCATTGTTGCTGCTGCTTCCCCCAAATATCGACCCATGGCTACCTTACCGATTCCTGGTATAGGGGTGGTACTGGAAACCATTCAAGACCCTGGCAATTTGGGGACCATCATTCGTACTGCTGCTGCCACCGAAGCTGCCGGCCTTTGGTTGAGTGGCGATAGCGTTGACTGCGAACATCCCAAAGTTTTGCGCGCCACCGCCGGTCAGTGGTTTCGTTTGCCCATGCGTGTCAGCGAGAATTTGGTGGAAACCCTCCAATCGGCCAGACAGCAAGGCATGCAAATTGTGGCTACCACCGCGGGTGCCAAGCATACTTACTGGGAAATTGACTATACACAGCCCACTTTGGTACTTTTGGGCAACGAAGGGGCAGGATTGTCTGCCGAACTGCAAGCGATCGCCCACTGGCAGGTAAAAATTCCCCTATCTGCCGCTGTGGAATCTCTAAACGTTGCGATCGCCACTGCCCTAATTTTGTATGAAGGAAAGCGACAAAAACAGAACCGCTAA